The following coding sequences lie in one Pseudorca crassidens isolate mPseCra1 chromosome 2, mPseCra1.hap1, whole genome shotgun sequence genomic window:
- the NHLH2 gene encoding helix-loop-helix protein 2, whose translation MMLSPDQAADSDHPSSAPSDPESLGGADAKVLGSVSDLEPVEEAEGDGKGGSRAALYPHPQQLSREEKRRRRRATAKYRSAHATRERIRVEAFNLAFAELRKLLPTLPPDKKLSKIEILRLAICYISYLNHVLDV comes from the coding sequence ATGATGCTGAGTCCAGACCAAGCCGCCGACTCGGACCACCCCAGTTCGGCGCCCTCGGACCCGGAGTCGCTGGGTGGCGCGGACGCCAAGGTGCTGGGCAGCGTGTCGGACCTGGAGCCGGTGGAGGAGGCCGAAGGCGACGGCAAGGGCGGCAGCCGGGCCGCGCTCTACCCGCACCCGCAGCAGCTGAGCCGCGAGGAGAAGCGCCGCCGCCGGCGAGCCACGGCCAAGTACCGCTCGGCCCACGCCACCCGCGAGCGCATCCGCGTGGAGGCCTTCAACCTGGCCTTCGCCGAGCTCCGCAAACTGCTGCCCACGCTGCCCCCGGACAAGAAGCTGTCCAAGATCGAGATCCTGCGCCTGGCCATCTGCTACATCTCCTATCTCAACCACGTCCTGGATGTGTAG